In Marisediminicola antarctica, one DNA window encodes the following:
- a CDS encoding MFS transporter small subunit, producing the protein MTKARIAIVWALVGVPLAYGIFMTLTRVTALFGG; encoded by the coding sequence ATGACCAAGGCACGAATCGCGATCGTCTGGGCGCTTGTCGGCGTTCCGCTGGCCTATGGGATCTTCATGACCCTGACGAGGGTTACCGCGCTGTTCGGCGGCTAG
- a CDS encoding HNH endonuclease signature motif containing protein, whose protein sequence is MSKATDPLIDSAIAFASVWAGALTGFGARVGEHPDARPPDAPGARGAGSGAAAAAVSVGAAGASFGLVSVAPSQLDVETMSDAGLVRAIQSGYDLKRHVDALLVRAAGELSVRSRPSLGQGGLAKSSGHTSPASLITELGRVTLAEAGRTVRLGEATTAPVSLLGERLPAPFPLVADAVNSGVVQVDAAQSIITSLTQAAPRALPVHLVAAEEELVTFAAHHPADTVRKLSISWRDALDTDGIAPREEALIAARSLRWSKQGNGLERCTIDLDPLGAGYVRTMIDAMVGDALRAVRFDTDPTGPAGTAGGHDHGHGMGDEGLDRDACGDHHVELPDPRTIPRIAADALIDVARHMMGCTTAPGLLPHTTLIIRMTLEQLHSGLGAAHLDGVEDPITAGAARRLAADAELIPAVLGGNSQILDLGTGRRLFTRAQRIAFAERDGGCAITGCGRPPSYTEAHHIHWWSHGGTTNLNNGILLCTGHHHIIHKGWTVQVTDNTPWFTPPTHIDPTRTPKRGGKLPTPALP, encoded by the coding sequence ATGTCCAAAGCAACCGATCCCCTCATTGACAGCGCTATTGCGTTCGCGTCGGTGTGGGCTGGTGCGCTCACCGGGTTCGGCGCCCGGGTCGGCGAACACCCGGATGCCCGGCCGCCCGATGCGCCCGGTGCGCGTGGAGCAGGATCCGGCGCAGCGGCTGCAGCCGTCTCGGTCGGTGCAGCCGGAGCATCGTTCGGACTCGTCTCGGTCGCTCCGTCCCAGCTGGATGTGGAGACCATGTCCGATGCGGGGCTGGTGCGGGCGATCCAGTCCGGCTACGACCTCAAACGACACGTCGATGCCCTGCTGGTGCGTGCGGCGGGGGAGCTGAGTGTGCGCTCGCGCCCCTCGCTCGGGCAGGGCGGCCTGGCGAAATCTTCCGGGCATACCTCTCCCGCCTCCCTGATCACGGAACTGGGTCGGGTGACTCTGGCCGAGGCCGGCAGAACAGTCCGGCTGGGTGAGGCGACCACCGCACCGGTGTCCCTGCTCGGGGAGCGCCTTCCCGCTCCGTTCCCGCTGGTCGCGGATGCGGTGAACAGCGGTGTGGTGCAGGTGGATGCGGCCCAGTCGATCATCACCTCCCTGACCCAGGCCGCCCCCCGCGCCCTGCCGGTACACCTGGTCGCGGCGGAGGAGGAACTGGTCACCTTCGCCGCCCACCATCCGGCGGACACGGTGCGGAAGCTGTCGATCTCCTGGCGGGACGCGCTCGATACGGATGGGATCGCACCGCGGGAGGAGGCACTGATCGCGGCCCGGTCGCTGCGCTGGAGCAAACAGGGCAACGGTTTGGAGCGGTGCACGATCGACCTCGACCCCCTCGGCGCCGGATATGTGCGCACCATGATCGACGCGATGGTCGGCGACGCCCTCCGCGCCGTCCGCTTCGACACCGACCCGACAGGACCTGCGGGGACCGCCGGCGGCCACGACCACGGCCACGGCATGGGCGATGAGGGTCTCGACCGGGACGCGTGCGGTGACCATCATGTCGAGCTCCCCGACCCGCGGACGATCCCTCGGATCGCCGCCGACGCTCTGATCGATGTGGCCCGGCACATGATGGGCTGCACCACCGCACCAGGACTCCTCCCACACACCACCCTGATCATCCGGATGACGCTGGAACAACTCCACTCCGGCCTCGGCGCAGCACACCTCGACGGGGTCGAGGACCCCATCACGGCTGGTGCCGCCCGCAGGCTTGCCGCGGACGCGGAACTGATCCCCGCAGTCCTCGGCGGGAACAGCCAAATCCTCGACCTCGGCACCGGGAGACGACTATTCACCCGCGCCCAACGGATCGCATTCGCCGAACGCGACGGCGGCTGCGCCATCACCGGCTGCGGCAGACCACCCTCCTACACCGAAGCCCACCACATCCACTGGTGGTCCCACGGAGGCACAACAAACCTCAACAACGGCATCCTGTTATGCACCGGACACCACCACATCATCCACAAAGGATGGACCGTGCAGGTCACCGACAACACCCCCTGGTTCACCCCACCCACACACATCGACCCCACCCGCACACCCAAACGCGGCGGAAAACTCCCCACACCAGCACTGCCATGA
- a CDS encoding glycosyl hydrolase has translation MTIYDHAHGPAECRGSRDSSRSRARGIAVLTAAAVMLGGFTATGAAHAETLPVGTGSYTTNAVGPAPEGCAPLATDARAYVTDSAPAGAVPTNDWWSSLLFKKYNCVGSEPLHAHPLSYLPQAAGLGLSNTTTPTMSGTPGGIGEFHYVYAQDVLVGVAGLTAPVVEVADWTDWTVTPSWSDGTRSMTATIGHGLPFGWYDITGGDAVITAGADLRVWLNDAERIGFSSGGADYVAFAPTGAAWTVAGSTLRNTLDGKGYLSVAALPTTPADSDAARTAIADDYTPYAYAKVTGTRADFVYNEAESMVETTYTAETEVLEGTNSGTVLSLYPHQSVYLDGVTGDGPSAGATLDRTYVSPRGAMTTLVGATSFTTSTPFTGVLPELPAVATGEGDANARLDALLDQVAVDPMSIDNDDTYWTGKALGRAARIVEIADQLDRTAVRDTALAQMKATLTDWFTASPGETGQLFAYNANWGTLVGFPGSYGSDRELNDHHFHYGYFVVAAATLARFEPEWAAGSAYGGMVDELIADANNFDRNDTRYPYLRDFDIYAGHDWASGHGAFGAGNNQESSSEGQNFANGLIQWGTATGDTATRDAGIYLYATQTAAIQQYWFDESGAMPDAFGHSTAGMIWGDGGTYSTWFSAQAEMVQGINTLPITGGHLYLGLRPTDVVENYNEMVAVNGGNPDVWQDILWSYLALGDGTAALAKLDNDREYPEEEGESRAHTYHWVANLATLGTLDSSIHADDPMAAVFSKNGARTYVASNITQAPISVAFSDGTVLDVPVGQTVTSGAQVWSGGGAPSGAVVPTDPTDPTDPTDPGTPAATTTAFYLGATGSLLAEPGTATTATLAPRSGMDAVGDASAGLVLTAENLNGTFAGSRTAFDIGVDTLGVGNATRIRVSYDLTGDGTYDRMETYNYFPTDPVPGYERYTADRGIAEVVGDLGALADGSMKVELWSVLGNAESTIDLATSVVKAPFAGLTLGAPEPDPGTDPGTDPGTDPGTDPGTDPEPAAEPAPEPAPEPAPEPAPEPAPEPAPEPEVVVPGSPGEVMLAPVDGTTINVVWDAPLETGSNPITDYRLEYRVPGAPEWTQVYDAVTATTGAQIRMLVPGTEYHVRVQAASAAGLGEFSRPVGASTFPPPAVPRGAVITANRKSLLVSWTAPISDGGFAITDYLIETSVDGVNWSTFGEGVGTETGTKVTGLFRKTQYTVRIAAVSDVGTGAWLTTTATTK, from the coding sequence ATGACTATCTATGACCACGCCCACGGACCAGCGGAATGCCGGGGGAGTAGAGACTCCAGCAGGTCCCGAGCACGCGGTATTGCAGTCCTCACTGCCGCCGCCGTCATGCTCGGCGGATTCACCGCGACCGGCGCCGCCCACGCCGAAACCCTTCCGGTTGGAACCGGCAGCTACACCACCAACGCCGTCGGCCCGGCACCCGAGGGCTGCGCGCCGCTCGCGACGGATGCCCGCGCCTACGTCACGGACTCCGCCCCCGCCGGCGCCGTCCCGACCAACGACTGGTGGTCGTCGCTCCTATTCAAAAAGTACAACTGCGTCGGCAGCGAGCCGCTGCACGCCCACCCCCTCTCCTACCTTCCGCAGGCTGCTGGCCTGGGCCTGTCGAACACCACGACACCGACCATGAGCGGCACCCCCGGAGGCATCGGAGAGTTCCACTACGTCTACGCGCAGGATGTCCTCGTCGGCGTCGCCGGGCTCACCGCCCCCGTCGTCGAGGTCGCGGACTGGACCGACTGGACCGTGACCCCGTCGTGGAGCGACGGCACCCGGTCGATGACCGCGACGATCGGCCACGGCCTTCCGTTCGGCTGGTACGACATCACCGGCGGCGACGCCGTCATCACCGCTGGTGCCGACCTCCGCGTCTGGCTCAACGACGCCGAGCGTATCGGCTTCAGCTCGGGCGGCGCCGACTACGTCGCCTTCGCTCCGACCGGTGCCGCATGGACCGTCGCCGGCAGCACGCTCAGGAACACCCTTGACGGCAAGGGCTACCTCTCCGTCGCCGCGCTGCCGACGACCCCCGCGGACTCGGATGCTGCTCGCACCGCGATCGCCGATGATTACACGCCCTACGCGTACGCCAAGGTCACCGGAACCCGCGCCGACTTCGTCTACAACGAGGCCGAGAGCATGGTCGAGACCACCTACACGGCAGAGACCGAGGTGCTCGAGGGAACCAACTCCGGCACCGTGCTGTCGCTGTATCCGCACCAGAGCGTCTACCTCGACGGCGTGACCGGCGACGGACCGTCGGCGGGCGCGACCCTCGACCGCACCTACGTCTCCCCTCGCGGAGCCATGACGACGCTCGTCGGCGCCACGTCGTTCACGACGTCCACCCCGTTCACGGGCGTGCTGCCGGAGCTCCCCGCCGTCGCCACAGGCGAGGGTGACGCCAACGCCCGCCTGGACGCGCTTCTCGACCAGGTCGCTGTCGACCCGATGAGCATCGACAACGACGACACCTACTGGACAGGCAAGGCGCTGGGCCGCGCCGCCCGGATCGTGGAAATCGCCGACCAGCTCGACCGCACCGCGGTGCGCGACACGGCACTCGCCCAGATGAAGGCCACACTCACCGACTGGTTCACCGCCTCGCCCGGCGAGACCGGGCAGCTGTTCGCATACAACGCCAACTGGGGCACGCTCGTCGGGTTCCCGGGGTCGTACGGCTCGGACAGGGAGCTCAACGACCACCACTTCCACTACGGATACTTCGTCGTCGCAGCCGCAACGCTGGCGCGCTTCGAACCGGAGTGGGCGGCAGGCTCGGCGTACGGCGGCATGGTCGACGAACTGATCGCGGACGCGAACAACTTCGACCGCAACGACACCCGGTACCCCTACCTGCGCGACTTCGACATCTATGCGGGCCACGACTGGGCATCCGGTCACGGCGCGTTCGGTGCCGGCAACAACCAGGAGTCGAGCTCCGAGGGCCAGAACTTCGCCAACGGACTCATCCAGTGGGGCACCGCCACCGGCGACACCGCCACGCGCGATGCGGGGATCTACCTCTACGCCACGCAGACCGCCGCGATCCAGCAGTACTGGTTCGATGAGTCGGGCGCGATGCCGGATGCCTTCGGGCACAGCACCGCGGGCATGATCTGGGGCGACGGCGGTACGTATTCCACGTGGTTCAGCGCCCAAGCGGAGATGGTCCAGGGCATCAACACCCTGCCGATCACCGGCGGACACCTGTACCTGGGTTTGCGCCCGACCGACGTCGTGGAGAACTACAACGAGATGGTCGCCGTCAACGGCGGCAACCCCGACGTCTGGCAGGACATCCTCTGGTCGTACCTCGCACTCGGAGACGGCACTGCGGCGCTTGCAAAGCTCGACAACGACCGCGAGTACCCCGAGGAGGAAGGCGAGAGCCGCGCTCACACGTACCACTGGGTTGCGAACCTCGCGACCCTCGGAACCCTCGATTCCAGCATCCACGCCGACGACCCGATGGCCGCGGTGTTCAGCAAGAACGGCGCCAGGACCTACGTCGCGAGCAACATCACGCAGGCGCCGATCTCGGTGGCGTTCTCGGATGGCACCGTGCTCGATGTACCGGTGGGACAGACGGTGACGTCGGGTGCCCAGGTCTGGAGCGGCGGTGGAGCGCCCAGTGGAGCAGTAGTGCCGACCGATCCGACCGATCCGACCGATCCGACGGATCCGGGAACTCCCGCAGCAACCACAACCGCGTTCTACCTCGGTGCCACTGGGTCACTTCTCGCCGAACCGGGCACGGCAACAACGGCAACGCTGGCACCGCGTAGCGGAATGGATGCTGTTGGCGACGCGTCGGCGGGGCTCGTCCTCACGGCGGAGAATCTGAACGGCACGTTCGCCGGCAGCCGCACCGCTTTCGACATCGGAGTCGACACCCTTGGAGTCGGAAACGCAACGCGGATCAGGGTCTCCTACGACCTGACCGGTGACGGCACCTATGACCGGATGGAGACGTATAACTATTTCCCGACGGACCCGGTGCCCGGCTATGAGCGTTACACCGCGGACCGCGGAATCGCCGAGGTCGTCGGCGACTTGGGAGCCCTCGCCGACGGTTCGATGAAGGTCGAGCTGTGGAGCGTGCTCGGCAACGCGGAGTCGACGATTGACCTCGCGACCTCGGTCGTGAAGGCTCCCTTCGCCGGGCTCACCCTCGGTGCCCCTGAGCCGGACCCGGGGACGGACCCGGGAACCGACCCGGGGACGGACCCGGGAACCGACCCGGGAACGGACCCCGAGCCGGCGGCCGAGCCGGCGCCCGAGCCGGCGCCCGAGCCGGCGCCCGAGCCGGCGCCCGAGCCGGCGCCCGAGCCGGCACCCGAGCCCGAGGTCGTCGTGCCCGGAAGCCCCGGCGAGGTGATGCTGGCGCCTGTGGACGGCACCACGATCAACGTGGTCTGGGACGCACCGCTCGAAACCGGGAGCAACCCGATCACCGACTACCGCCTCGAGTACCGGGTGCCCGGTGCACCGGAGTGGACGCAGGTGTACGACGCGGTCACGGCCACGACGGGCGCCCAGATCCGGATGCTCGTCCCCGGCACCGAGTACCATGTGCGTGTGCAGGCGGCATCCGCCGCCGGACTGGGCGAGTTTTCCCGGCCGGTCGGGGCGAGCACCTTCCCGCCTCCCGCCGTACCCCGCGGCGCGGTCATCACAGCGAACCGCAAGTCCCTGCTGGTCTCGTGGACGGCGCCGATCTCCGACGGAGGCTTCGCGATCACGGACTATCTGATCGAGACGTCAGTCGACGGTGTGAACTGGAGCACCTTCGGCGAAGGCGTCGGCACGGAGACGGGCACGAAGGTCACCGGGCTCTTCCGCAAGACCCAGTACACAGTGCGGATCGCGGCGGTGAGCGACGTCGGCACCGGCGCCTGGCTCACGACGACGGCCACGACGAAGTAG
- a CDS encoding OFA family MFS transporter, translating to MSWLDRDHTIAPPGFNRWLIPPAALAVHLSIGQAYATSVYKTALVEHFDVSLTQIGFIFSIAIVMLGLSAAVMGTWVDRSGPRKAMFVAGLFWSSGFLIGSMGIFSSQLWLVYLGYGVIGGIGLGIGYISPVSTLIKWFPDRPGLATGMAIMGFGGGALIASPVSTALMAFYDPNSGVEGWVASGDAVAKLFLTLAVIYLAYMMLGAFTIKVPAADWKPAGFDASKVKVKSLVTNNNVSAANSIKTKQFWLVWIVLFCNVTAGIGILEQAAPMIQDFFRQPDGTSLVTAVVAGGFVGLLSIANMGGRFVWSSTSDVTGRKRIYMVYLGVGTVAYVLLALLGSSTTALYVVLAFIIISFYGGGFATVPAYLRDLFGTFQVGAIHGRLLTAWSAAGIAGPLIVNGFLDAQGTPGELTAQAYQPALLTMAALLVVGFIANLMVKPVSDRFHESVVVRPEDLELAGDRK from the coding sequence ATGAGTTGGCTTGACCGCGACCACACCATCGCCCCTCCGGGTTTCAACCGCTGGCTCATTCCCCCTGCCGCCCTCGCGGTGCACCTGTCCATCGGCCAGGCCTACGCGACGAGCGTGTACAAGACCGCCCTCGTGGAGCACTTCGACGTGAGCCTGACGCAGATCGGGTTCATCTTCTCGATCGCGATCGTGATGCTGGGCCTCTCCGCCGCCGTCATGGGCACCTGGGTCGACCGCAGCGGTCCCCGCAAGGCGATGTTCGTCGCGGGCCTGTTCTGGTCGAGCGGGTTCCTCATCGGCTCGATGGGCATCTTCTCCAGCCAGCTCTGGCTCGTCTACCTCGGCTACGGCGTCATCGGCGGCATCGGCCTCGGAATCGGGTACATCTCCCCCGTGTCGACGCTGATCAAGTGGTTCCCCGACCGCCCGGGGCTGGCCACCGGCATGGCGATCATGGGCTTCGGCGGTGGCGCGCTCATCGCGAGCCCCGTTTCCACGGCGCTCATGGCGTTCTACGACCCCAACTCGGGAGTCGAGGGCTGGGTCGCGAGTGGCGACGCGGTCGCCAAGCTGTTCCTCACGCTCGCCGTCATCTACCTCGCGTACATGATGTTGGGTGCATTCACCATCAAGGTGCCCGCCGCGGACTGGAAGCCGGCCGGCTTCGACGCCAGCAAGGTCAAGGTCAAGTCGCTCGTAACGAACAACAACGTCTCCGCCGCGAACTCGATCAAGACCAAGCAGTTCTGGCTCGTCTGGATCGTGCTGTTCTGCAACGTGACAGCCGGAATCGGCATCCTCGAGCAGGCCGCCCCGATGATCCAGGACTTCTTCCGCCAGCCCGACGGAACGTCGCTCGTGACCGCCGTCGTCGCGGGTGGCTTCGTGGGCCTGCTGTCGATCGCCAACATGGGTGGCCGGTTCGTCTGGTCGTCCACGTCGGACGTGACCGGCCGCAAGCGCATTTACATGGTGTACCTGGGTGTCGGAACCGTCGCCTACGTGTTGCTCGCGCTGCTCGGCTCCAGCACGACGGCACTCTACGTCGTGCTCGCGTTCATCATCATCTCGTTCTACGGCGGCGGATTCGCGACCGTGCCGGCCTACCTGCGCGACCTGTTCGGCACCTTCCAGGTGGGCGCCATCCACGGCCGCCTGCTCACCGCGTGGTCGGCTGCCGGCATCGCGGGACCGCTTATCGTCAACGGATTCCTGGACGCCCAGGGGACGCCCGGTGAACTGACCGCCCAGGCCTACCAGCCGGCGCTGCTCACCATGGCGGCACTGCTCGTGGTCGGCTTCATCGCCAACCTCATGGTCAAGCCGGTGTCTGACCGCTTCCACGAATCCGTCGTTGTCCGCCCCGAAGACCTCGAGCTCGCAGGAGACAGAAAATGA
- the fdhD gene encoding formate dehydrogenase accessory sulfurtransferase FdhD: MTRITARRKIIRVKLGESSVMRDDVLAVEEPLEMRVNGRSLAVTMRTPGHDFDLAAGFLVSEGIITTGEHFFTARYCAGATAEGVNTYNVLDVTLAPGVAAPDPSLERSFLTTSSCGLCGKASIDAVRTKSAFSVDEDPLVVDAGLLSTFPDKLREAQAVFEKTGGLHAAALFDGTTGEMLVAREDVGRHNAVDKVIGWAVKENLLPLTGTVLMVSSRASFELAQKAMMAGIPVLAAVSAPSSLAAEFATEVGMTLVGFMRGSSMVLYAGDKRIAQDALQPVD, from the coding sequence ATGACCAGAATCACGGCCAGGCGCAAGATCATTCGGGTGAAGTTGGGCGAATCGTCGGTGATGCGCGACGACGTGCTCGCCGTCGAGGAACCGCTCGAGATGCGCGTCAACGGGCGCTCCCTCGCGGTCACGATGCGCACGCCCGGCCACGACTTCGACCTCGCCGCCGGCTTCCTCGTCTCCGAGGGCATCATCACCACTGGCGAGCATTTTTTCACCGCGCGATACTGCGCCGGAGCGACCGCCGAAGGAGTCAACACCTACAACGTGCTCGATGTCACCCTCGCCCCGGGCGTCGCCGCTCCCGACCCCAGCCTAGAGCGGTCATTCCTCACGACCAGCTCGTGCGGGCTGTGTGGCAAGGCGAGCATCGACGCTGTGCGCACGAAGTCGGCGTTCTCGGTCGACGAGGACCCCCTCGTTGTGGATGCCGGACTCCTGAGCACCTTCCCCGACAAGCTGCGGGAGGCCCAGGCTGTCTTCGAGAAGACCGGCGGACTGCACGCGGCGGCACTGTTCGACGGGACCACCGGCGAGATGCTCGTCGCACGCGAGGACGTCGGTCGCCACAACGCGGTCGACAAGGTCATCGGCTGGGCCGTGAAGGAAAACCTGTTGCCACTCACCGGCACCGTACTCATGGTGTCGAGCCGGGCGAGCTTCGAACTTGCGCAGAAGGCGATGATGGCCGGCATCCCCGTGCTCGCCGCCGTATCGGCCCCCTCGTCGCTCGCCGCCGAGTTCGCGACCGAGGTGGGCATGACCCTCGTCGGATTCATGCGCGGTTCGTCGATGGTGCTCTACGCGGGCGACAAGCGCATCGCGCAGGACGCGCTGCAGCCCGTCGACTGA
- a CDS encoding FdhF/YdeP family oxidoreductase, with protein MTRGAPVEDINEDNLTIKKPKKSAAGVEAVLVALDRGVAQAGVVRTARSLLRLNQRDGTDCPGCAWPESQGHRKTAEFCENGAKAVAEEATLRTVTPEFWAKHSIAELAEKTEYWLGNQGRITHPVVIRPGDTHYSQISWDDAFELIGESIRATVPERTVFYTSGRTANEAAFMYQLFARSIGTNNLPDCSNMCHESSGSALNPTIGIGKGTVSLEDIHQAELIFVIGQNPGTNHPRMLSALAECKDNGGKIVAVNPLPEAGLFNFKDPQTASGVLGNGTNLADEFLQIKVGADLALFQALGHLLLEEEERVPGSVVDHEFVAANTDGIDAYRAARKTIDWDETEAATGLSRLEIAKVAQMMVTSKATIICWALGLTQQPHSVNTLKEIINLLLLQGNFGKPGAGACPVRGHSNVQGDRTMGVWEKPKEWMLDALDKEFGITSPREHGLDSVDTVEAFENDEVDVFVSMGGNFALACSDTVALEGAMQRVGLTVSVSTKPNRSHVMHGRTSLILPTLGRTDTDDKHPGGRQVLSVEDSMSVVRTTQGRLTPVSDHLLAEPVIVARMARATLGDDHPVNWKGMAEDYDVIRDHIARVLPGFEDFNKRLKTKNGFVLPNPPRDTRSFATDIGLARFTVSPLEYLTPPAGHLILQTMRSHDQYNTTFYGLDDRYRGISGGRRVILINKDDAVDMGFADGDMVDVISTFQGSERRADKFRLVAYPTPRGCVAAYFPEANALMHRELVARESNTPGYKAMAVRFVAHEEKAA; from the coding sequence ATGACACGTGGAGCACCGGTCGAGGACATCAACGAAGACAACCTCACCATCAAGAAGCCCAAAAAGTCCGCAGCAGGCGTGGAAGCGGTGCTCGTCGCCCTCGATCGCGGCGTCGCCCAGGCGGGAGTGGTGCGCACCGCCCGCTCATTGCTGCGGCTGAACCAACGCGATGGCACCGACTGTCCCGGATGCGCCTGGCCCGAGTCGCAGGGACACCGCAAGACCGCGGAGTTTTGCGAGAACGGAGCGAAGGCCGTCGCCGAGGAGGCGACGCTGCGCACTGTCACGCCCGAATTCTGGGCGAAGCACTCGATCGCCGAGCTGGCTGAGAAGACCGAGTATTGGCTCGGCAACCAGGGCCGCATCACCCACCCCGTCGTCATCCGCCCGGGCGACACCCATTATTCGCAGATCTCCTGGGACGACGCGTTCGAGCTCATCGGCGAGTCCATCCGCGCCACCGTGCCGGAGCGCACCGTCTTCTACACCTCAGGGCGCACCGCCAATGAGGCCGCGTTCATGTACCAGCTGTTCGCCCGGTCGATCGGCACCAACAACCTGCCCGACTGCTCGAATATGTGCCACGAGTCCTCGGGCTCGGCGCTCAACCCGACCATCGGCATCGGCAAGGGCACCGTTTCTCTAGAGGATATTCACCAGGCGGAATTGATCTTCGTCATCGGGCAGAACCCGGGCACGAATCATCCGCGGATGCTGTCTGCTCTCGCCGAATGCAAAGACAACGGCGGCAAGATCGTCGCCGTCAATCCGCTGCCCGAGGCTGGCCTGTTCAACTTCAAGGACCCGCAGACCGCTTCAGGAGTGCTCGGAAACGGCACGAACCTCGCCGATGAGTTTCTGCAGATCAAGGTCGGGGCCGACCTCGCGCTGTTCCAGGCCCTCGGCCATCTGCTGCTCGAGGAGGAGGAGCGCGTTCCCGGCTCCGTTGTCGACCACGAGTTCGTCGCCGCGAACACCGACGGCATCGACGCCTACCGCGCCGCCCGGAAGACCATCGACTGGGACGAGACCGAGGCGGCCACCGGCCTCTCCAGGCTCGAGATCGCGAAGGTCGCCCAGATGATGGTCACGTCGAAGGCGACCATCATCTGCTGGGCGCTGGGTCTCACCCAGCAGCCGCACTCGGTCAACACGCTCAAGGAGATCATCAACCTGCTCCTACTGCAGGGCAACTTCGGCAAGCCGGGCGCGGGGGCCTGCCCCGTACGCGGGCACTCCAACGTGCAGGGCGACCGCACGATGGGTGTCTGGGAGAAGCCGAAGGAGTGGATGCTCGATGCTCTCGACAAGGAGTTCGGCATCACGTCGCCGCGCGAGCACGGCCTCGACTCGGTCGACACCGTCGAGGCGTTCGAGAACGACGAGGTTGACGTCTTCGTCTCGATGGGCGGCAACTTTGCCCTCGCGTGCTCAGACACCGTGGCGCTCGAGGGAGCGATGCAGCGTGTGGGCCTGACCGTCTCGGTGTCCACGAAGCCGAACCGGTCGCACGTCATGCACGGACGCACCTCGCTCATCCTGCCGACGCTCGGCCGCACCGACACCGACGACAAGCATCCGGGTGGGCGCCAGGTTCTCTCGGTCGAGGACTCGATGTCGGTTGTGCGCACGACACAGGGTCGGCTCACGCCGGTCTCAGATCACCTGCTCGCCGAGCCCGTGATCGTCGCCCGGATGGCCAGGGCCACGCTTGGTGACGACCACCCGGTCAACTGGAAGGGCATGGCCGAGGATTACGACGTCATCCGCGACCACATCGCGCGAGTGCTGCCCGGGTTCGAGGACTTCAACAAGCGGCTCAAGACGAAGAACGGCTTTGTGCTGCCGAACCCGCCGCGCGACACCCGTAGCTTCGCGACCGACATTGGGCTGGCACGGTTTACCGTGAGCCCGCTGGAGTACCTGACCCCACCGGCTGGCCACCTCATCCTGCAGACCATGCGCAGCCACGACCAGTACAACACCACGTTCTACGGGCTGGATGACCGCTACCGTGGCATCTCCGGAGGACGTCGCGTGATCCTGATCAACAAGGATGACGCGGTCGACATGGGATTCGCGGATGGCGACATGGTCGACGTCATCAGCACGTTCCAGGGGTCGGAGCGGCGGGCCGACAAGTTCAGGCTTGTGGCCTATCCGACGCCTCGCGGATGCGTCGCAGCGTACTTCCCGGAAGCGAACGCGCTCATGCACCGCGAGCTCGTGGCGCGCGAGTCGAACACGCCCGGCTACAAGGCCATGGCGGTGCGATTCGTGGCGCACGAGGAGAAGGCGGCGTAG
- a CDS encoding cupin domain-containing protein, whose protein sequence is MITDDPVETNPLHYRIVFENEFVRVLDYTDEPGTTTTPHDHPNSVMITLSDFRRRLASGDQEREVALAAGQAVWLPAQRHFGENIGDTVTHTIFVELKGAAAGEASGATLGPAAASS, encoded by the coding sequence ATGATCACCGACGATCCCGTTGAGACGAATCCGCTCCACTACCGCATCGTGTTCGAGAATGAGTTCGTTCGCGTGCTCGACTACACCGACGAACCGGGCACCACGACGACACCGCACGACCATCCGAACAGCGTCATGATCACGCTGTCCGACTTCCGGCGCAGGCTCGCGAGCGGCGATCAGGAGCGCGAGGTGGCATTGGCCGCCGGGCAGGCGGTGTGGCTTCCCGCGCAGCGGCACTTCGGCGAGAACATTGGCGATACCGTCACCCACACGATCTTCGTGGAGCTCAAGGGAGCTGCGGCAGGGGAGGCCTCCGGCGCGACGCTCGGCCCCGCCGCGGCGAGTTCATAG